One genomic segment of Trichocoleus sp. includes these proteins:
- a CDS encoding rhomboid family intramembrane serine protease — protein sequence MVPLRDENPIRITPYVTYGLIALNLLIFLYEISLAPPQLESFFRTWGLLPIELTADLRGDPQFAGLGEFATLFTSQFLHAGLLHVGGNMLYLWIFGNNVEDQMGHVRFLVFYLLCGALAALAQWYFSPLSNVPSLGASGAIAGVMGAYILRFPQVRILTLIPVFIFFTTFRIPAILFLGFWFVQQALYGVASLDAPAMVGMEGGGIAYWAHAGGFVFGAVLGPIFGLFSRPAETGIPSQDRPL from the coding sequence GTGGTTCCTCTGCGCGACGAAAACCCAATTCGGATTACGCCTTACGTCACTTATGGATTGATTGCGCTAAATCTTCTGATCTTTCTCTATGAAATCAGTCTTGCCCCACCTCAGCTTGAATCCTTTTTTAGAACCTGGGGCTTACTGCCGATCGAACTAACTGCTGACCTGCGAGGCGACCCGCAATTTGCAGGATTGGGAGAATTCGCCACATTATTCACGTCTCAGTTTCTCCATGCTGGACTATTGCATGTAGGGGGCAATATGCTCTACCTCTGGATTTTTGGCAACAACGTCGAAGACCAGATGGGGCATGTCCGGTTTTTGGTGTTTTACCTTCTTTGCGGAGCATTAGCAGCTTTGGCGCAATGGTATTTCTCACCTTTGTCCAATGTGCCATCTTTAGGAGCGAGTGGGGCGATCGCCGGAGTCATGGGGGCATATATTCTGCGCTTCCCACAAGTAAGAATTTTGACGCTCATTCCTGTATTCATCTTTTTTACAACGTTCCGAATTCCAGCAATTCTGTTTCTCGGATTTTGGTTTGTCCAGCAAGCGCTGTATGGCGTTGCTAGTTTAGATGCTCCAGCAATGGTAGGGATGGAAGGCGGCGGGATTGCCTACTGGGCACATGCAGGCGGATTTGTGTTTGGGGCAGTTTTAGGTCCTATCTTTGGTTTGTTTTCTCGACCTGCTGAAACGGGTATTCCTTCGCAAGATAGACCGTTGTAA
- a CDS encoding surface-adhesin E family protein produces the protein MLSKWLSIVLMSSVIGYASAAPAAENWVLVTTNSVGDRFLIDQNSIERNENSVRYWQYRDFQQPNNAILDFQVDRPVYGVMFYQSSDCQSGTERLWRVVAFDQNRQVIRRVNYEENGALSQPNEGSSAAAVLKFACDRQ, from the coding sequence ATGCTCAGCAAGTGGCTATCGATAGTTCTAATGAGTAGCGTGATTGGTTATGCTTCAGCTGCTCCAGCCGCAGAGAACTGGGTTCTGGTTACAACAAACTCAGTGGGCGATCGATTTCTGATTGACCAAAACTCGATCGAGCGAAATGAAAACAGCGTGCGCTACTGGCAATACCGGGATTTTCAACAGCCCAACAACGCAATTTTGGATTTTCAGGTTGATCGACCGGTCTATGGCGTGATGTTCTATCAGTCGTCTGATTGTCAGTCCGGAACCGAGCGACTATGGCGAGTGGTTGCTTTTGACCAAAACCGACAAGTGATTCGGCGCGTTAATTATGAGGAAAATGGAGCACTGTCTCAACCCAATGAGGGCAGTAGTGCGGCAGCCGTTTTGAAGTTTGCTTGCGATCGGCAGTAG
- the cobN gene encoding cobaltochelatase subunit CobN, whose product MHRLATLPGGWTPDTEGVIFVEQTPAPIVFLTAADTDIQVIATATAHLPHIFPAIRVANLLQLQQHLTIDTYAEQVLSQAKVIILRLLGGRAYWSYGLEVLKQTVEQTGATLFVLPGDEKPDPDLYAHSTASLAQVDRLWRYFVEGGVANATNALKFVSDTCFGTTYCPDSPQAIPRVGCYPFQSRLQPLSDRALPKVGLLFYRAHYLAGNTAPIDALCQALVDRHLEPLPLFVSSLRDVEVQAELLEWFRPKEEAAIQVLLNTTSFSLAKLETETPNVELWQQLDVPVLQVIFSSGTQEQWTAQSRGLAPRDIAMNVALPEVDGRIITRAVSFKAVQTRHPALETDVVCYQPLEDRIQFVADLAANWVKLRQTPIAAQRIALILANYPTRDGRLANGVGLDTPASCIEILKALQQQGYQVTGIPESGDALIHQLTRGVTNDPEGQTLRSVQQFRKLSDYQQHFTSLSASVQTGMLDRWQTPQAEMERRGSEAAEPGGQGDAEQELTFPIAGIQFGNVFVGVQPARGYDLDPTLNYHAPDLEPPHAYLAFYQWLRQDFGAQAIVHVGKHGNLEWLPGKGVALSTACYPEAMLGAMPNFYPFIVNDPGEGSQAKRRSQAVILDHLTPPLTRAELYGGLQQLERLMDEYYEAQSLDPTRLPLIRDRILALVNQERLGQELGSRGQGAENRERQEQFGELLARIDGYLCELKEAQIRDGLHIFGQCPQGRQLRDLIVSIARHPGKGRLGLTRAIAQDWRLNFDPLTTDPAQPHEPFEPWRTLGDAIEALETEAAALVDALLTSPLKRLEDRQIGSATQQELSWIGDRLIPALLQTDQEMTHLLHGLVGGYVPSGASGAPTRGRPEVLPTGRNFYSVDIRAIPTMTAWDVGRKAAENLIEQYTQEQGEYPKTLALSMWGTATMRTGGDDLAEALALLGVQPVWDGASGRVLDFEILPLSVLGRPRVDVTLRISGFFRDAFPNLIDLFYQAVEAVAALAEPPDQNPLAAQVQQDVEMWQQQGLTLEQAIDRAHYRIFGSKPGAYGAGLQGLIESQNWESDADLARAYLNWSSYAYGKSESFAPEAFEQRLRQLQIVLHNQDNREHDLLDSDDYYQFQGGLTVAVRSLTGKNPTTYFGDHSLPENPRVRSLSAEIAKVYRSRVVNPKWIAGVMRHGYKGAFELSATVDYLFAYDATAQCVEDHMYQGVAEAYLFDPQVQAFIQQKNPWALRDMAERLLEAHQRGLWQDVAAETLDQLRSLTHEAEAAIEGHHGS is encoded by the coding sequence ATGCATCGCTTGGCTACGCTGCCTGGAGGCTGGACTCCTGATACCGAAGGAGTCATTTTTGTTGAACAGACCCCTGCCCCGATCGTCTTTCTCACGGCGGCGGATACGGATATTCAGGTAATTGCTACTGCAACGGCTCATTTACCCCATATTTTTCCTGCCATCCGCGTTGCGAACCTATTACAGCTACAGCAACATTTGACGATCGACACCTATGCTGAACAGGTACTCTCTCAAGCGAAAGTCATTATTTTGCGATTGCTGGGAGGGCGAGCTTACTGGTCTTATGGGCTGGAAGTGTTGAAGCAAACTGTCGAGCAGACCGGAGCAACCCTCTTTGTTCTGCCCGGCGACGAAAAGCCTGATCCTGACCTCTACGCCCATTCCACAGCTTCCCTGGCTCAGGTCGATCGCCTCTGGCGCTATTTTGTTGAAGGGGGAGTTGCCAATGCGACCAATGCGCTCAAGTTTGTCTCGGATACCTGTTTTGGCACAACCTACTGCCCCGATTCTCCTCAAGCAATTCCGCGTGTCGGTTGCTATCCTTTTCAGTCACGGCTTCAGCCATTATCCGATCGCGCTCTGCCCAAGGTTGGCTTACTGTTCTACCGTGCCCACTACTTAGCAGGCAATACTGCTCCGATCGATGCCCTTTGTCAGGCGTTGGTCGATCGTCATTTGGAGCCGCTGCCGCTGTTTGTGTCTTCACTGCGAGATGTAGAAGTCCAGGCAGAATTGCTGGAGTGGTTCCGCCCAAAAGAGGAAGCAGCCATTCAAGTCTTGCTGAATACAACAAGTTTTTCGCTTGCCAAGCTGGAGACAGAAACGCCCAATGTAGAACTCTGGCAACAACTTGATGTGCCAGTGCTTCAGGTCATTTTTAGCAGCGGCACTCAAGAGCAGTGGACAGCCCAGAGCCGTGGATTGGCTCCCCGCGATATTGCCATGAACGTCGCTTTACCCGAAGTCGATGGACGAATCATTACCCGCGCCGTGTCTTTTAAGGCAGTCCAAACCCGTCATCCTGCGCTAGAAACCGATGTCGTTTGCTATCAACCGTTAGAGGATCGCATTCAGTTTGTGGCTGACCTGGCAGCAAATTGGGTAAAGCTTCGCCAAACTCCGATCGCAGCCCAGCGAATTGCGCTAATTCTGGCAAACTACCCGACAAGAGACGGTAGGCTGGCAAATGGGGTAGGGCTAGATACTCCAGCCAGTTGCATCGAAATTCTCAAGGCACTTCAGCAGCAAGGCTACCAAGTAACAGGAATTCCAGAATCCGGAGATGCGCTGATTCATCAGCTAACCAGGGGCGTCACCAACGATCCAGAAGGTCAAACGCTGCGATCGGTTCAGCAGTTCCGCAAGCTTTCTGACTATCAGCAGCACTTTACATCGCTCTCTGCTTCGGTGCAGACAGGAATGCTCGATCGCTGGCAAACGCCACAGGCAGAGATGGAGAGACGGGGGAGCGAGGCAGCCGAGCCGGGAGGACAGGGAGACGCGGAGCAGGAATTGACGTTTCCAATTGCGGGAATTCAGTTCGGGAATGTATTTGTCGGCGTGCAGCCTGCCAGAGGCTATGACCTTGACCCAACGTTGAACTACCATGCGCCTGATTTAGAGCCGCCGCACGCTTATCTAGCTTTTTATCAGTGGCTCCGTCAGGACTTTGGCGCACAGGCGATCGTTCATGTGGGCAAACATGGCAACCTGGAATGGCTACCCGGGAAAGGGGTCGCGCTTTCTACTGCCTGTTACCCAGAGGCAATGTTGGGGGCAATGCCAAATTTCTATCCGTTCATTGTTAACGATCCGGGGGAAGGATCTCAGGCAAAACGCCGATCGCAGGCAGTAATTCTCGATCACCTGACGCCACCGCTAACGCGGGCAGAACTGTATGGCGGGCTGCAGCAGCTTGAGCGGCTGATGGATGAATACTACGAAGCGCAGAGCCTTGACCCAACCCGCCTACCGCTCATCCGCGATCGAATTTTGGCGCTGGTGAATCAAGAACGTCTGGGGCAGGAGTTAGGCAGCCGAGGGCAGGGAGCCGAGAACCGGGAACGACAGGAGCAGTTTGGGGAACTTTTGGCTCGAATTGACGGCTACCTTTGTGAACTGAAGGAAGCGCAGATCCGCGATGGGCTGCATATTTTTGGTCAATGCCCACAAGGTCGACAGCTCCGCGATCTAATTGTGTCGATCGCCCGTCACCCTGGCAAAGGCAGATTGGGCTTGACTCGCGCCATTGCTCAAGATTGGCGGCTAAATTTTGATCCTCTCACGACAGATCCAGCACAACCTCACGAACCGTTTGAGCCGTGGCGAACGCTGGGGGATGCGATCGAGGCGCTGGAAACCGAAGCAGCCGCATTGGTCGATGCGCTCCTCACCTCACCTCTTAAAAGGCTGGAAGACCGACAAATTGGCTCAGCCACGCAACAAGAATTAAGCTGGATTGGCGATCGGCTCATTCCAGCTCTCTTGCAAACAGATCAGGAAATGACCCATTTACTACATGGTCTAGTAGGAGGCTATGTTCCCAGTGGCGCATCAGGCGCACCCACGCGGGGTCGTCCAGAAGTCTTACCCACCGGACGCAATTTCTACTCAGTTGATATTCGAGCAATCCCAACGATGACAGCCTGGGATGTTGGGCGCAAGGCAGCAGAAAATTTGATTGAGCAATATACCCAGGAGCAAGGCGAATATCCCAAAACGCTAGCGCTCTCGATGTGGGGCACTGCGACCATGCGAACTGGAGGCGATGATTTGGCAGAAGCTCTGGCACTGCTGGGCGTGCAGCCGGTTTGGGATGGCGCATCAGGACGGGTGCTCGACTTTGAGATTTTGCCGCTTTCGGTGTTGGGTCGTCCAAGAGTGGATGTAACGCTGCGGATCTCTGGCTTCTTCCGGGATGCCTTCCCCAATTTAATTGATCTGTTTTATCAAGCAGTTGAAGCCGTCGCGGCATTGGCAGAACCACCTGACCAAAATCCATTGGCAGCTCAGGTGCAGCAAGATGTGGAGATGTGGCAGCAGCAAGGGTTGACGCTGGAGCAGGCGATCGATCGGGCGCACTATCGGATTTTTGGCTCAAAACCGGGAGCCTACGGAGCCGGACTACAAGGATTGATTGAATCTCAAAATTGGGAGAGCGATGCCGACCTTGCCCGTGCTTATCTCAATTGGAGTAGCTATGCCTATGGTAAGTCTGAAAGCTTTGCCCCAGAAGCTTTTGAGCAACGACTTCGCCAGCTGCAGATTGTTCTGCATAATCAAGACAACCGTGAACATGACCTGCTCGACTCCGATGACTACTATCAGTTTCAGGGCGGTTTGACTGTTGCTGTTCGATCGCTCACAGGAAAGAACCCCACAACTTACTTTGGCGATCATTCTTTGCCCGAAAACCCCAGAGTTCGATCGCTCTCTGCCGAAATTGCCAAAGTCTATCGCTCTCGCGTGGTCAATCCCAAATGGATTGCAGGCGTGATGCGGCATGGCTACAAAGGCGCATTTGAACTCTCTGCCACCGTAGATTACTTGTTTGCTTACGATGCCACTGCCCAATGCGTTGAAGACCATATGTATCAAGGGGTTGCCGAAGCCTATCTCTTCGACCCCCAAGTTCAAGCATTCATCCAGCAAAAAAACCCTTGGGCACTGCGAGACATGGCAGAACGCTTGCTAGAGGCACACCAGAGAGGCTTGTGGCAAGATGTTGCTGCCGAAACGCTCGACCAACTCCGCTCGCTAACGCATGAAGCAGAAGCAGCGATCGAGGGACATCACGGCAGCTAA
- a CDS encoding sugar transferase → MTGSVLSQFVPTVDIPTQLRTGDPHPSASSLFKRTLDIVGAIVGLLVLAVLFLPLAIVIKLDSNGPVLYRQERFGLQGQPFTLWKFRSMVQDADQLKALVQNEAKGLIFKNEQDPRITRVGRFLRRTSLDELPQFWNVLIGDMSLVGTRPPTRDEVSRYDDRHWLRLNVKPGLTGEWQVNGRSTIKDFEQIVDLDLRYQQRWSLSYDLQIIWRTIVILLNRSGAC, encoded by the coding sequence ATGACTGGTTCCGTCCTCTCACAATTCGTTCCTACCGTGGATATCCCAACGCAACTACGAACTGGAGATCCTCACCCCTCTGCCTCTAGTTTGTTCAAGCGAACTCTGGATATTGTAGGTGCAATTGTCGGTCTATTGGTGTTGGCAGTTCTATTCCTTCCACTGGCGATCGTGATCAAGCTCGACAGCAATGGACCTGTTCTTTATCGGCAGGAACGCTTTGGGCTACAGGGACAGCCCTTCACGCTCTGGAAGTTTCGCTCCATGGTGCAAGATGCTGATCAGCTAAAGGCACTGGTGCAAAACGAAGCAAAAGGCTTAATTTTCAAAAACGAGCAAGATCCTCGCATTACCAGAGTGGGACGGTTTTTGCGTCGAACCAGTCTAGATGAGCTACCGCAGTTCTGGAATGTCTTAATCGGTGACATGAGCCTGGTTGGAACTCGACCCCCAACCCGAGACGAGGTCAGTCGCTACGACGATCGCCACTGGCTGCGCCTCAATGTGAAACCGGGTTTAACTGGAGAATGGCAAGTCAACGGACGCTCTACAATCAAAGACTTTGAGCAGATTGTTGATCTAGATTTGCGCTATCAGCAGCGCTGGTCTCTGTCATACGACCTGCAAATCATCTGGCGGACGATCGTGATTTTGCTGAATCGTTCTGGCGCTTGCTAG
- a CDS encoding cadmium resistance transporter yields the protein MDIALLKGTTAFIATNLDDLIILMLFFSQVSPNFRNYHIISGQYLGFSLLLLASLPGFLGGLVIPEQWIGLLGFLPLAIGVKLLLQTEAAEAEVQTVSEKFDQASASSKLTAGVTQFLSPQVCKVAAVTVANGGDNISIYIPLFASSNPLEMGVILLVFLGMIAVWCFIAAKLVRHRSIAAFLSEYGERIIPLVFICLGLGILFESGTVQAISNFFR from the coding sequence ATGGATATTGCTCTGCTGAAGGGAACTACTGCCTTCATTGCCACAAACCTGGATGATTTGATTATTTTGATGCTGTTTTTCTCGCAAGTCAGCCCAAATTTCCGCAATTACCACATCATTTCAGGGCAGTATCTCGGATTTAGTCTTCTCCTGCTCGCCAGCTTACCCGGTTTTTTAGGCGGCTTGGTCATTCCCGAACAGTGGATTGGGCTACTCGGTTTTTTGCCGCTGGCGATCGGGGTTAAGCTTTTGCTGCAGACAGAAGCAGCCGAAGCAGAGGTCCAAACAGTCAGCGAAAAATTTGATCAGGCTTCTGCATCGAGCAAGCTAACTGCCGGGGTGACTCAATTCCTCAGCCCGCAAGTCTGCAAAGTTGCGGCAGTGACGGTTGCCAATGGAGGAGACAATATCAGCATTTATATACCACTGTTCGCCAGCAGTAACCCACTTGAAATGGGCGTTATTCTACTTGTTTTTTTAGGGATGATTGCCGTCTGGTGCTTCATTGCAGCGAAGCTTGTTCGTCATCGCTCGATCGCTGCTTTTCTGTCTGAGTATGGCGAAAGAATTATTCCACTGGTCTTCATTTGCTTAGGACTGGGGATCTTGTTTGAATCTGGTACAGTACAAGCCATCAGCAATTTCTTTCGCTAA
- a CDS encoding M42 family peptidase: MSASFDRLFNRITELVLCHSPSGAEAEINQYLLQQFAALEVEAWLDAADNVIAKIPGRSAARSIAITAHKDEIGCIVKRIGTAGQLEVRKLGGSFPWVYGEGVVDLLGDRETISGVLSFGSRHVSHESPQKVFQEDSPLRWENAWVETKCTAEELAAAGVRPGTRMVIGKHRKQPFRLKDYIGSYTLDNKASIAILLMLAESLKQPAFDIYLVASAKEEVGAIGAMYFSQKQPLDALIALEICPLSAEYPIEDGVAPVLLSQDGYGIYDEAMNAQIQKAAVARNIPLQIAVISGFGSDGSIVMKFGHVPRAACLSFPTQNTHGYEIAHLGAIGHCAEILQAYCEDESSWDR, translated from the coding sequence ATGTCTGCCTCATTCGATCGCCTTTTTAACCGCATTACTGAACTGGTTCTCTGTCATTCGCCCAGCGGCGCAGAAGCAGAGATTAATCAATATTTGCTCCAACAGTTTGCAGCGCTGGAAGTCGAAGCATGGCTTGACGCTGCTGATAATGTGATTGCCAAAATTCCGGGACGCAGTGCTGCCAGATCGATCGCCATTACAGCCCATAAAGATGAAATTGGCTGCATTGTTAAGCGGATTGGCACAGCAGGTCAGCTTGAGGTGCGAAAACTCGGCGGCTCGTTCCCCTGGGTTTATGGAGAGGGCGTTGTAGACTTACTGGGCGATCGAGAAACCATTAGCGGTGTGCTGAGCTTTGGTTCGCGGCATGTATCCCATGAATCACCGCAAAAGGTATTTCAAGAAGACAGCCCCCTGCGCTGGGAGAATGCTTGGGTGGAAACAAAATGTACAGCGGAGGAGCTGGCAGCAGCTGGAGTCCGGCCCGGTACAAGAATGGTGATTGGGAAGCACCGGAAGCAGCCCTTTCGCCTAAAAGACTATATCGGCAGCTATACGCTGGATAACAAAGCCTCGATCGCCATTTTGCTGATGCTCGCCGAGTCTTTAAAGCAGCCAGCCTTCGATATTTATTTAGTTGCTTCTGCTAAAGAAGAGGTTGGGGCGATCGGGGCGATGTACTTCAGCCAGAAACAGCCACTTGATGCGCTGATTGCCCTGGAAATCTGTCCCCTATCGGCGGAATATCCAATCGAGGATGGCGTGGCTCCAGTCTTGCTGTCTCAAGATGGCTATGGCATTTATGATGAAGCGATGAATGCCCAGATTCAGAAAGCGGCAGTTGCCAGGAATATTCCCCTACAAATCGCTGTCATTAGTGGCTTTGGGAGCGATGGCTCGATCGTCATGAAATTTGGGCATGTTCCGAGGGCCGCCTGTCTCAGCTTTCCAACCCAGAACACGCATGGTTACGAGATTGCTCACTTGGGGGCGATCGGTCACTGTGCTGAAATTTTGCAAGCGTACTGTGAAGATGAAAGTAGCTGGGATCGTTAA
- a CDS encoding SGNH/GDSL hydrolase family protein produces MKDRAKILLLIAVAVFCIVLNPLPSIAVRSSELFVFGDSLSDTGNLFNASKTVTGTGTPSPPYFQGRFSNGLVWVDYLAKKLNLDPVPVTTLAVNAHPPQGINFAYGGATTGSSSNLSDSIPGLQEQVTEFQGLLTNQPIGREALFILWIGANDYLSAIDQTTPAPDPANSIQRIMTAIGSLYGQGARHFLVANLPNLGKTPLAAERGGAASARLQSLSDRHNALLKAKLDDIQRSFPEIQLVQLDVDAIFQKALTDKLSFTQFNTPCYNRSTGSVCAQPDQYLFWDAIHPTTAAHRQISEVALQALEQETTAETVPVRLGLFLIGTFGVLVGVGMWRQQRSWFGRRRSPK; encoded by the coding sequence ATGAAGGATAGGGCTAAGATTCTACTGTTAATTGCCGTTGCAGTTTTTTGTATCGTTCTCAATCCCCTACCCTCGATCGCCGTCCGTTCTTCAGAACTGTTTGTGTTTGGCGACAGCCTCTCTGATACGGGCAATCTGTTTAACGCCTCTAAAACTGTTACAGGGACAGGCACACCCTCGCCGCCTTATTTCCAAGGACGATTTTCAAATGGATTAGTCTGGGTTGACTATCTTGCGAAAAAGCTCAACTTAGACCCTGTTCCCGTGACAACTTTGGCTGTAAACGCGCATCCCCCGCAAGGCATAAATTTTGCTTACGGCGGTGCAACAACAGGCAGCAGCAGCAATCTGAGCGATTCTATTCCTGGGCTTCAGGAGCAAGTTACCGAATTTCAAGGTTTGTTGACAAATCAACCGATCGGGCGCGAGGCATTGTTTATTCTCTGGATTGGAGCAAACGATTACCTCTCTGCGATTGACCAAACAACCCCTGCTCCTGATCCAGCCAACTCGATCCAGCGAATTATGACTGCCATTGGATCGCTCTATGGTCAAGGAGCACGTCATTTTCTCGTTGCCAACCTGCCCAACCTGGGTAAAACACCGCTTGCAGCCGAACGAGGCGGAGCAGCATCCGCACGCTTGCAGAGCTTGAGCGATCGTCACAATGCTTTGTTAAAAGCAAAACTGGATGACATCCAGCGCTCCTTTCCTGAGATCCAGCTCGTTCAGCTCGATGTCGATGCCATATTCCAGAAAGCCCTTACAGACAAGCTTTCGTTTACCCAATTCAACACACCCTGTTACAATCGATCGACTGGCAGCGTTTGCGCTCAGCCTGATCAGTATTTGTTTTGGGATGCCATTCACCCCACAACTGCTGCCCATCGTCAGATCAGCGAAGTTGCCCTTCAAGCACTAGAACAGGAGACTACAGCTGAGACTGTTCCCGTTAGACTTGGACTGTTTCTAATCGGCACATTTGGCGTTTTGGTGGGCGTGGGGATGTGGCGACAGCAGCGAAGCTGGTTTGGTAGAAGACGATCGCCAAAATAG
- a CDS encoding peptidoglycan-binding protein, translated as MPVIPTHSFQEGDRGTEIGKLQRLLRLHGYQEISIDLYFGSITKQAVIDFQQKYGLESQGTVNSETWFALRETLIHQAVVDPELQQGVRKPIAVKQLQWLLRRHHYGNITVDGHFTAAVKEAVTDFQTRHHLEPDGIVNSQTWVALRGHLQKTS; from the coding sequence ATGCCTGTAATTCCAACACACTCGTTCCAAGAAGGCGATCGAGGGACAGAAATTGGTAAGCTACAGCGGCTGCTGCGACTACATGGCTATCAAGAAATTTCAATTGATCTCTATTTTGGCTCAATCACAAAACAGGCAGTGATTGACTTTCAGCAGAAGTATGGTCTGGAATCTCAGGGAACTGTCAACTCAGAAACTTGGTTTGCGCTACGAGAAACACTGATTCACCAGGCAGTTGTTGATCCAGAGCTCCAGCAAGGGGTGCGAAAACCGATCGCAGTGAAGCAGTTACAGTGGCTTCTGCGTCGTCATCACTATGGCAATATCACAGTCGATGGTCACTTTACGGCGGCGGTCAAGGAAGCCGTTACCGATTTTCAGACTCGGCATCATCTAGAACCAGATGGCATTGTCAATTCTCAAACCTGGGTTGCTTTACGCGGTCACCTACAAAAAACATCTTGA
- a CDS encoding anhydro-N-acetylmuramic acid kinase — protein MKVIGLISGTSVDGIDAALVEISGLTDDLQIELLAGATYPYPDSLRETILSVCAGMPLPMAELAALDDAIAAEFARAAIEIQSNHAAAELIGSHGQTVFHRPPVHGSLAERSPDSTSALGYSLQLGRGEVIAQITGIPTVSNFRAADIAAGGQGAPLVPAIDACLLRHRHLDRCIQNIGGIGNVAYLPARSAQFLGWDTGPGNVLLDLAVQQFSDGAKSFDADGSWAAQGQSCQPLVDRWLQQDFFQQTPPKSTGRELFGTDYLNACLADALEYNLSQADILATLTELTAASIAQSYRSFLPNLPDQIILCGGGSRNLYLRQRLQATLELIPVYTSDELGLSADYKEAIAFAVLAYWRCQEIPGNLPEVTGAKQAVLLGEIHLAAS, from the coding sequence ATGAAAGTAATTGGTTTAATCAGCGGTACCTCGGTTGATGGTATTGATGCTGCCCTGGTCGAAATTTCGGGTTTAACCGATGATCTCCAGATTGAGCTTCTAGCAGGAGCAACGTACCCTTATCCTGACTCTTTGCGAGAAACAATTCTGTCTGTCTGTGCTGGAATGCCTTTACCCATGGCAGAACTTGCTGCACTGGATGATGCAATCGCCGCTGAATTCGCCCGAGCCGCGATCGAGATTCAATCTAACCACGCTGCAGCAGAACTGATTGGCTCTCACGGACAAACCGTTTTTCATCGTCCGCCCGTTCATGGTTCTTTAGCAGAGCGCTCACCCGATTCAACCAGTGCCCTCGGCTATAGCTTGCAATTGGGTCGTGGCGAAGTCATCGCTCAGATCACCGGAATTCCAACGGTCAGCAATTTCCGAGCCGCAGATATCGCCGCTGGAGGACAGGGTGCGCCGCTTGTACCCGCGATTGATGCTTGCCTCTTACGCCACCGCCATCTCGATCGCTGTATTCAAAATATTGGCGGAATTGGCAATGTCGCTTATCTACCTGCCCGGTCTGCTCAGTTTCTTGGCTGGGATACTGGACCTGGTAATGTATTGCTCGATCTGGCAGTGCAGCAGTTTTCAGATGGCGCAAAGTCCTTTGATGCAGATGGTTCCTGGGCAGCGCAAGGGCAATCCTGCCAGCCGCTAGTCGATCGCTGGCTCCAACAGGATTTCTTTCAGCAAACACCTCCCAAGTCCACTGGGCGAGAACTATTCGGCACAGACTACCTCAATGCCTGTCTCGCAGATGCGCTGGAATACAACCTTTCCCAAGCGGATATCCTGGCAACCCTGACCGAGCTCACAGCCGCTTCGATCGCTCAAAGTTATCGTTCATTCCTACCCAACCTGCCCGATCAAATCATTCTTTGCGGCGGCGGTAGCCGAAACCTTTACCTGAGACAGCGATTACAAGCTACTCTGGAGTTGATCCCCGTTTACACCTCAGACGAGCTTGGCTTGAGCGCCGACTACAAAGAAGCAATCGCTTTTGCTGTGTTAGCCTATTGGCGATGTCAGGAAATTCCTGGTAATCTCCCAGAGGTGACAGGCGCTAAGCAGGCAGTCCTTCTAGGGGAAATTCACCTGGCAGCATCATAA
- a CDS encoding DUF4089 domain-containing protein — MADSQSEVDIEALVDLMASLLDLPLDPDHRPGVIANLERTRSIAQLVMEFPLPDDIEVAPTFQP, encoded by the coding sequence ATGGCTGATTCGCAAAGCGAGGTTGATATTGAGGCACTGGTCGATCTCATGGCATCGTTGTTGGATCTGCCGCTTGATCCAGACCATCGTCCTGGGGTAATTGCCAATCTAGAACGGACGCGATCGATCGCGCAATTGGTGATGGAGTTTCCCCTGCCAGACGACATTGAAGTTGCCCCTACCTTTCAGCCTTAA